The following are from one region of the Qipengyuania flava genome:
- a CDS encoding acyl-CoA thioesterase encodes MSNRFERTFTARAEHIDELGHVNNAVWVQWIQDMATAHWDAVARPEDREAFFWVVTRHEIDYRGNVTEGESVTGTTWIEGPARGATSLRRVEFRDAAGKVIVNAATTWAMLERASNRLARVRAEVLAPFVGD; translated from the coding sequence GTGAGCAACCGCTTCGAGCGGACCTTCACCGCGCGGGCCGAGCACATCGACGAGCTTGGCCATGTGAACAATGCCGTCTGGGTTCAGTGGATCCAGGACATGGCGACTGCGCATTGGGATGCGGTCGCCAGGCCTGAGGACCGCGAGGCGTTCTTCTGGGTCGTGACCCGGCACGAGATCGATTACCGCGGCAATGTGACCGAGGGCGAGAGCGTGACCGGCACGACCTGGATCGAGGGCCCGGCGCGCGGTGCGACCTCGCTGCGCCGGGTCGAATTTCGCGACGCGGCGGGCAAGGTAATCGTCAACGCCGCGACGACCTGGGCAATGCTCGAGCGCGCCAGCAACCGGCTCGCACGGGTGCGGGCCGAGGTGCTGGCGCCCTTTGTGGGCGATTAG